AAGTTGCGGCCGCTACATTTTTTATTTTTCCATTAATCAGTAGTTTCGCGATATTATCTTTGCGTGTTTTTTTTAAGCTCTCAGCCTGAGCTTTACTGTGTCCCTCGGCAACTGCCTCGGCAAAATTTGCAAAGTAAACTGTGGCCCATAACCACAGGCTGATTTGCAACTCAAAGGTAAAGGAATTATGTTCTGCAATATTCTGCAAAGTTATCAAAGCCGTAAGTATGGCCCCTATGTAACATACAAACATAACCGGATTACGCATCTGCACACCGGGGGCAAATTTTTTAAAAGCATCCAGTGCTGCTTGTTTATAAATTTTACTGTCTATTTTTACATTATTTTGTTCGTTCATGATATTTCCTAAAATAATAATTTATGGCTTAAGAGCAAAAAATGCTCCATTACCGGACCTAATGCTAAAGCCGGAAAAAAATTCAGCCCCGCCACTATTAATATGACTCCAAACAAAAGTACAGCGAAAGTAATATCATTTGTTGAAAAAGTGCCCGAGGAAGCAGGGATTGTTTTTTTATTGGCCATACTTCCGGCAATAATAATACAAGGAATTATTACAGAAAATCTGCCTATGAGCATCACCATGGCCAGGGCCAGATTATAAAAAGGGGTATTGGCATTTAACCCGGCAAAGGCACTGCCGTTATTCCCGGCGGCAGAAGTAAACGCGTATAATATTTCGCTGAACCCATGAGGCCCGGGTATGGTTGTACTGCTTGATCCCGCCGGTATTGCTAAAGCCAGGCTGGTACCGAACAAAATGAAAATTGATGATGTGAGAATACCGATTATTGCCAGTAGAATTTCTTTTTTTTCGATTTTTTTCCCTAAATATTCAGGTGTACGTCCTGCCATAAGTCCTGCCAAAAATACTGTCAGCATGATAAAAAGTATCATTCCGTACATTCCTGAGCCGATACCGCCGAAAATGATTTCGCCCAGCATAATATTAAACATAGCCACACCACCTGTTAGCGGTGTAAAACTGGAATGCATGGCATTAACAGACCCGTTAGATACTGCTGTAGTTGTAGCGCCCCAAAGAATGCTGTTCACTACGCCCAGACGGGTTTCCTTACCTTCCATAAGCCTGGTACCTAGTGAATGTCCTATGGAGTATTCGTAGTGGAGGGCTATAAATAGGCCCAGCAGCAAAATAATAAGCATTACCGTAAAAATAATAATGGCATGTTTTCTGGAGCCGATCATTATGCCAAAGCTGTAAACAAGTGCAGCCGGCAGTATTAAAATTGCGAGCATTTCCAGAAAGTTGGAAGTAGGGGTAGGATTTTCATAGGGATGAGCACTATTGGCGTTAAAGTAACCAC
The DNA window shown above is from Candidatus Margulisiibacteriota bacterium and carries:
- the kdpA gene encoding potassium-transporting ATPase subunit KdpA; amino-acid sequence: MINGIMQIAAYFFFLILLVPIFGSYMAAVLEGRRHILSSVFGWLEKLIYKICFIDEKQEMNWKDYLAALLWFNLFGFLAVLFLQLLQHHLPLNPNHMPKAELFSAINTAVSFMTNTNWQGYAGETTMSYLTQMFGLTVQNFLSAATGLAVFAVLVRGFIRMKTAELGNFWADITRSVVYILLPICLVFSLLLVSQGVIQNFSANKEIITLEQQKQTLPFGPVASQIAIKQLGTNGGGYFNANSAHPYENPTPTSNFLEMLAILILPAALVYSFGIMIGSRKHAIIIFTVMLIILLLGLFIALHYEYSIGHSLGTRLMEGKETRLGVVNSILWGATTTAVSNGSVNAMHSSFTPLTGGVAMFNIMLGEIIFGGIGSGMYGMILFIMLTVFLAGLMAGRTPEYLGKKIEKKEILLAIIGILTSSIFILFGTSLALAIPAGSSSTTIPGPHGFSEILYAFTSAAGNNGSAFAGLNANTPFYNLALAMVMLIGRFSVIIPCIIIAGSMANKKTIPASSGTFSTNDITFAVLLFGVILIVAGLNFFPALALGPVMEHFLLLSHKLLF